In the genome of Polaribacter atrinae, one region contains:
- a CDS encoding curli assembly protein CsgF, whose translation MRKKILFIVLFVCATSFSFSQQLVYKSINPFFGGGDSFAYQQLLASANAQNDFVEENSSLFSQSSEIENFTDNLNRQLLNSLSQGLFQEQFGSQGLSEGTYVYGSLVVEVNPGVGGLSVSILNTSTGEQTQITIPNN comes from the coding sequence ATGAGAAAAAAGATATTATTTATTGTGTTGTTTGTTTGTGCTACTAGTTTTTCATTTTCACAACAATTGGTTTATAAATCGATAAACCCGTTTTTTGGAGGTGGTGATTCTTTTGCGTATCAACAGTTGTTAGCTTCTGCTAATGCTCAGAATGATTTTGTAGAGGAGAACTCAAGTCTATTTAGTCAATCTTCAGAAATAGAGAATTTTACAGATAATTTAAATAGACAATTATTAAACTCACTCTCTCAAGGATTGTTTCAAGAACAATTTGGTAGTCAAGGCTTGTCAGAAGGAACCTATGTTTACGGTTCTTTAGTTGTAGAGGTTAATCCTGGTGTTGGTGGTTTAAGTGTAAGTATCTTAAATACGTCTACGGGAGAACAAACTCAAATTACTATTCCAAACAATTAA
- a CDS encoding CsgG/HfaB family protein produces the protein MKRKYFILCYFLIAIFFSSCGTYFNQPLDQSRARIGENSSPEMSIKGFLPKNKTVVGVYKFRDQTGQYKPVENGSTFSTAVTQGGTSMLLKSLEESNWFKPIERENIGNLLNERQIIRNTRQEYAGDNKPIKMPPLLFANYIVEGGVVSYDSNIITGGSGLRYFGVGASGEYRQDRITVYLRVVSTSTGQILKNVYVSKTILSQGLSANLFKYVSLRRLLEAETGITKNEPAQLAVKEAIDKAVELLITEGIIDGIWEPAGGEEVVDFVKKNYKEEQEEAELTELYNRKEESRRGKVGVGVVSGVSKIVGDYSDAEFGLGTDLLLKFMLNKSRFAFSLGLGSTTLSNKNIFEKTVYDSSVNFEYYLLPNDKITPYAYLGVGSISSKDLSDNYFKYQYGIGLEYLITNKLGIILRGEQNILSTDNLEGLVRGEKNDKIWHVRAGINFYF, from the coding sequence ATGAAAAGGAAGTACTTTATTTTATGCTATTTCCTAATAGCAATCTTTTTTTCGAGTTGTGGAACTTATTTTAATCAACCTTTAGACCAGTCTAGAGCTAGAATCGGAGAAAATTCATCACCGGAAATGTCTATAAAAGGTTTTTTACCAAAAAATAAAACTGTAGTTGGAGTGTATAAATTTAGAGATCAAACTGGTCAATATAAGCCAGTAGAAAATGGTTCTACTTTTAGTACAGCTGTTACGCAGGGAGGTACTTCTATGTTGTTAAAGTCGTTAGAGGAATCTAATTGGTTTAAACCAATTGAAAGAGAGAATATTGGTAATTTATTAAATGAAAGGCAAATAATTAGAAATACTCGTCAAGAATATGCGGGAGATAATAAGCCTATAAAAATGCCGCCATTATTATTTGCAAATTATATTGTAGAAGGTGGTGTGGTGTCTTACGATTCTAATATTATTACAGGTGGTTCTGGTTTGCGTTACTTTGGAGTTGGTGCTTCAGGTGAATATCGTCAAGATAGAATTACGGTATATTTAAGAGTTGTTTCTACATCCACAGGCCAGATTCTTAAAAATGTTTATGTCTCTAAAACGATTTTATCACAAGGTCTTTCTGCAAATCTATTTAAATACGTGTCTTTAAGAAGGTTATTAGAAGCAGAAACAGGGATTACAAAAAATGAGCCAGCTCAATTAGCCGTAAAAGAAGCTATTGATAAGGCAGTAGAATTGTTAATTACAGAAGGTATTATAGATGGCATATGGGAGCCTGCTGGTGGAGAAGAAGTTGTAGATTTTGTAAAAAAGAATTATAAGGAAGAGCAAGAAGAGGCAGAGTTAACAGAATTATATAATAGAAAAGAAGAGTCTAGAAGAGGGAAGGTAGGCGTTGGTGTTGTTAGTGGGGTTTCTAAAATTGTTGGTGATTATTCTGATGCAGAATTCGGTTTAGGAACAGATTTACTGCTTAAATTCATGTTAAACAAATCTAGATTTGCATTTTCTTTAGGGCTTGGTTCTACTACGCTTTCTAATAAAAATATATTTGAAAAAACAGTTTATGATTCTAGTGTCAATTTTGAATACTATCTACTCCCTAATGATAAGATAACTCCTTATGCTTATCTTGGTGTGGGGTCTATTTCTAGTAAGGATTTAAGTGATAATTACTTTAAATATCAATACGGTATTGGTTTAGAATATCTTATTACTAATAAATTGGGAATAATATTAAGAGGGGAGCAAAATATTCTATCAACAGACAATTTAGAAGGTTTGGTTAGAGGAGAGAAAAATGATAAAATTTGGCATGTTAGAGCAGGAATTAATTTCTATTTTTAA
- a CDS encoding carboxypeptidase regulatory-like domain-containing protein, whose translation MKTLQKLLTLVIISLLFSCGEETTIGAVEFGKVTGKVVKSSNFEPVENAKVTLSPTNNTTFTDVNGEFFYDEVPVNEYSVEASKEGFLNSFEPVSLEAGTTVNVIFEMQVETAFNIPPTSPVLLMPIDGVVDVENSVELVWSSASVDDDDLTYRLEIKNDFNNDVIKVQNLSDTTYVVSNLKFGKKYFWQVAVTDNINSEVLSSSNSFTIKGNPDNRYTYVRVEGGNNVIYSSSLDEDFDEINTVKLTESNTNSWRPRKNNTVNLIAFLRLFNNEAHIFTMKPDGSDVKRVTSDIPINTFDLNEVDFSWSSTGDKLIYPSFDKLYMINKDGSGLQMLYKTTNGHLITECDWSDDGTKIALRTNNSEGYDGAIYTIDMSGNVLTTVVSGSAGALGGLNLSIDGNLLIYTKDVSGFQSLSYRRLSNKVFKYNFLTMTETEIFTSRPIGTNDLDPRFSPNEAEIIYVNTSNDGVSENKIFTSPIDGNNNREEVFLDAIMADWE comes from the coding sequence ATGAAAACCTTACAAAAATTATTAACTCTTGTAATTATTAGCCTATTGTTTAGTTGTGGTGAGGAGACTACAATTGGTGCTGTAGAGTTTGGGAAAGTTACAGGAAAGGTTGTGAAATCAAGCAATTTTGAGCCTGTTGAGAATGCAAAAGTAACTTTGTCACCCACAAATAATACTACATTTACAGATGTTAACGGAGAATTTTTTTATGATGAAGTTCCTGTAAATGAATATTCTGTAGAAGCTTCAAAAGAGGGGTTTCTAAATAGTTTTGAGCCAGTTTCTTTAGAAGCGGGAACAACCGTTAATGTTATTTTTGAAATGCAGGTAGAAACTGCATTTAATATTCCACCAACAAGTCCAGTTTTATTAATGCCTATTGATGGTGTTGTTGATGTTGAAAATTCAGTTGAATTGGTTTGGTCTTCTGCTAGTGTAGATGATGATGATTTAACATATAGATTAGAGATTAAAAATGATTTTAATAATGATGTCATTAAAGTTCAAAATCTTTCTGATACCACTTACGTGGTTTCTAATTTAAAATTTGGAAAAAAATACTTTTGGCAAGTTGCGGTAACGGATAATATAAATTCTGAAGTTCTAAGCAGTTCAAATTCATTTACTATAAAAGGGAATCCAGATAACAGGTATACTTATGTAAGAGTTGAAGGGGGGAATAATGTAATTTATTCATCGAGTTTAGATGAAGATTTTGATGAAATAAATACCGTTAAATTAACAGAATCGAATACAAATTCTTGGAGGCCTAGAAAAAATAATACTGTAAACTTAATTGCATTTTTAAGACTATTTAATAACGAGGCTCATATTTTTACCATGAAACCAGATGGTTCCGATGTAAAAAGAGTAACTTCAGATATACCTATTAATACTTTTGATTTAAACGAAGTAGATTTTTCTTGGTCTTCAACTGGAGATAAACTTATTTATCCAAGTTTTGATAAATTGTATATGATTAATAAAGACGGTAGTGGTCTTCAAATGTTGTATAAAACTACAAATGGACATTTAATAACCGAGTGTGATTGGAGTGATGATGGAACAAAAATAGCGCTAAGAACAAATAATTCTGAGGGTTACGATGGGGCTATTTATACCATTGATATGAGCGGAAATGTATTAACTACGGTGGTGTCCGGAAGTGCTGGAGCTTTGGGAGGTTTAAACTTGTCTATAGATGGTAATTTATTAATTTACACTAAAGATGTAAGTGGTTTTCAGTCATTAAGTTATAGAAGACTGAGTAATAAAGTTTTTAAGTATAATTTTTTAACAATGACGGAAACAGAAATATTTACATCAAGACCAATAGGTACTAACGATTTAGATCCTCGATTTTCTCCAAATGAGGCAGAAATAATTTATGTAAATACTTCTAATGATGGTGTTTCTGAAAATAAAATATTTACCTCGCCAATTGATGGGAATAATAATAGAGAAGAAGTGTTTCTAGATGCAATTATGGCAGATTGGGAATAA
- a CDS encoding AIR synthase related protein, producing MSQEVSKRYAQRGVSASKEDVHNAIKNIDKGLFPKAFCKIVPDYLTNDDDYCLIMHADGAGTKSSLAYMYWKETGDISVWKGIAQDALIMNIDDLLCVGATDNIMLSSTIGRNKSKIPGEVLSAIINGTEELIEDLKGFGVTIHSTGGETADVGDLVRTIIVDSTVTARMKRTDVVDNANIKAGDVIVGLESFGQASYETEYNGGMGSNGLTSARHDVFHKYLAEKYPESFDAAVPEDLVYSGNTKLTDKVENSPIDAGKLVLSPTRTYAPIIKKILSEFNSDTVHGMIHCSGGAQTKILHFVDELHIVKDNMFPIPPLFKLIQEQSKTDWKEMYQVFNCGHRMEIYVSPEIAEDIIAISKSFNVDAKIVGRVEASATKKLTITSEFGVFEY from the coding sequence ATGAGTCAAGAAGTTTCTAAAAGATACGCACAAAGAGGTGTTTCGGCATCAAAAGAAGATGTACACAATGCAATTAAGAATATAGACAAGGGCTTGTTTCCTAAAGCATTTTGTAAAATTGTTCCAGATTATTTAACAAACGATGATGATTATTGTCTAATAATGCATGCAGATGGAGCGGGTACAAAATCTTCTTTAGCCTATATGTATTGGAAAGAAACTGGTGACATTTCTGTTTGGAAAGGCATTGCTCAAGATGCTTTAATCATGAATATTGATGATCTGTTATGTGTTGGTGCAACAGATAATATTATGTTATCTTCTACTATTGGTAGAAATAAAAGCAAAATTCCTGGAGAAGTTTTATCAGCAATTATAAACGGAACAGAAGAATTAATCGAAGATTTAAAAGGTTTTGGAGTAACGATTCATTCAACCGGAGGAGAAACTGCAGATGTCGGCGATTTAGTACGAACTATTATTGTAGATTCTACAGTAACTGCAAGAATGAAACGTACAGATGTTGTAGATAATGCAAACATAAAAGCAGGTGATGTAATTGTTGGTTTAGAATCTTTTGGACAAGCAAGTTACGAAACTGAATACAATGGAGGTATGGGGTCTAACGGATTAACTTCTGCAAGACACGATGTTTTTCATAAATATTTAGCAGAAAAATACCCAGAAAGTTTTGATGCTGCTGTACCTGAAGATTTAGTGTACTCTGGTAATACAAAATTAACAGACAAGGTAGAAAACTCTCCTATTGATGCAGGTAAATTGGTATTGTCTCCAACAAGAACGTACGCGCCAATAATTAAGAAAATCTTATCAGAATTTAATTCGGATACTGTACACGGAATGATTCATTGTTCTGGTGGTGCACAAACAAAAATATTACACTTTGTAGATGAGTTGCATATTGTAAAAGACAATATGTTTCCGATTCCGCCTTTATTTAAGTTGATACAAGAACAATCTAAAACAGATTGGAAAGAAATGTATCAAGTATTTAACTGTGGTCATAGAATGGAGATTTATGTTTCTCCAGAAATAGCAGAAGATATTATTGCTATTTCAAAATCGTTTAATGTAGATGCAAAAATTGTGGGTAGAGTAGAAGCTTCAGCAACTAAAAAACTGACCATTACAAGTGAGTTTGGTGTCTTTGAATATTAA
- a CDS encoding S-4TM family putative pore-forming effector: MANKGKKILNLQNQDNQIDDLLAQKTVYSNAKNYQGLLIFITVPLPIIISIIVKLDPKLIDQSSYIFALYLVFAAIGEKIVEKIVERLKNIAASIQEQFDCEVLDIPTNETLNSLFIDKETIRRNSKKARKNKSLVQKVTSWYSLNLKDVKTNIASLLCQRTNITYDYSVRKRYKSTVLVLSILTVVTLFLLSLFNDLSLQTFLIEVILPSIPVFMFAYKEINSNTESIDNLNHLRNLIESKLNDVNINSEIDQELLRKIQDRIYHNRVLSPLIPDFIYYFVRTKLEDEMNYSVEKKLEILLKTNN, encoded by the coding sequence ATGGCTAATAAAGGAAAAAAAATATTAAACCTACAAAACCAAGATAATCAAATTGATGATTTACTTGCCCAAAAAACTGTTTATTCTAATGCGAAAAATTATCAAGGTTTATTGATATTTATAACTGTACCGCTTCCAATAATCATTTCTATTATAGTAAAATTAGACCCAAAACTAATAGACCAATCAAGCTATATATTTGCTTTATATCTTGTCTTTGCTGCTATTGGCGAAAAAATTGTAGAAAAAATTGTAGAAAGATTAAAAAACATAGCAGCATCAATTCAAGAACAATTTGATTGTGAAGTTCTCGATATTCCAACAAATGAAACATTAAATTCACTTTTTATAGACAAGGAAACCATAAGAAGAAATTCAAAAAAAGCAAGAAAAAATAAATCTCTTGTTCAAAAAGTAACTAGTTGGTATTCTTTAAATCTTAAAGATGTAAAAACAAACATTGCAAGTTTACTTTGTCAAAGGACAAATATAACTTACGATTACTCCGTTAGAAAACGATATAAAAGTACTGTTCTAGTTTTGTCAATTCTTACCGTAGTTACACTTTTTTTATTATCGTTATTTAATGATTTGAGTTTACAAACATTTCTAATTGAAGTTATTTTACCTTCAATACCTGTGTTTATGTTTGCATATAAAGAAATCAATTCTAACACGGAATCAATTGACAATCTCAATCATTTGAGAAACTTAATAGAATCAAAATTAAATGATGTAAATATCAATTCGGAAATTGACCAAGAATTATTGAGAAAAATCCAAGATAGAATTTATCACAACAGAGTTTTAAGCCCATTAATCCCTGATTTTATATATTATTTTGTCCGAACTAAACTTGAGGACGAAATGAATTATTCGGTGGAAAAAAAACTAGAAATACTGCTTAAAACAAACAACTGA
- a CDS encoding SMODS domain-containing nucleotidyltransferase: protein MATSVNSAFNEFNNDIVNLLKDRTDKARTSRDWLFTQLNGLDSKEDLNFPLKNESKHVNFGSFQRKTKIRELDDVDLMFCFNGNGATYTKYNTNHYKINTPNTGQRLKNLSDSDILNSRRVVNKVKNSLSQIGQYKSAELHSRGEAATLSLNSYEWVFDIVPCFFTDIDLYLIPDGNGDWKPTDPRIDQKRVTDANQAKDGRTLQLIRILKYWNRRNSTYTTGSYLFENIVLNFANSKTELSQWIDFDIRDFFYYLSSAILNSVYDPKGYQGDLNTFTFSEKIAISKKADWAYEKAKEAVYAETNEKDQQKAINKWREIFGPDFPTYG, encoded by the coding sequence ATGGCAACATCAGTAAATTCAGCTTTTAACGAATTTAATAACGACATAGTAAATCTTTTGAAAGATAGAACTGACAAAGCTCGCACAAGCCGAGACTGGTTGTTCACACAATTAAATGGATTAGATTCAAAAGAAGATTTAAATTTTCCCTTAAAAAACGAATCCAAACACGTCAATTTTGGTTCTTTTCAAAGAAAAACAAAAATTAGAGAATTAGATGATGTCGATTTAATGTTTTGCTTTAATGGAAATGGTGCGACTTATACAAAATACAATACCAACCACTATAAAATAAACACACCTAACACTGGGCAAAGATTGAAGAATTTATCTGACTCGGATATTTTAAATTCGAGAAGAGTAGTTAATAAAGTAAAAAACTCTTTATCACAAATTGGTCAATACAAATCGGCTGAACTGCATAGTCGCGGTGAAGCTGCTACATTGAGTCTTAATTCTTATGAATGGGTATTTGATATTGTTCCTTGTTTTTTCACAGATATAGATTTATATTTAATTCCTGATGGAAACGGAGATTGGAAACCAACTGACCCAAGAATCGACCAAAAAAGAGTTACTGATGCAAATCAAGCCAAAGATGGGAGAACATTACAATTAATAAGAATATTAAAATATTGGAATAGAAGAAATTCTACTTATACAACCGGCTCGTACTTATTCGAGAATATAGTTCTAAATTTTGCTAATTCTAAAACGGAATTGAGCCAATGGATAGATTTTGATATTAGAGATTTTTTCTATTACCTATCTTCTGCTATATTAAATTCAGTATATGACCCTAAGGGCTATCAAGGAGACCTAAATACATTTACATTTTCAGAAAAAATAGCAATATCTAAAAAAGCTGATTGGGCTTACGAAAAAGCTAAAGAAGCAGTATATGCAGAAACAAACGAAAAAGACCAACAAAAAGCAATAAATAAATGGCGAGAAATTTTCGGACCAGATTTCCCAACTTATGGCTAA
- a CDS encoding tetratricopeptide repeat protein — MNISALKEQHKTTELMTILYIIGGLIVARLLFNSIKRKKESNTPYLKIKKKLDEDLLQANFSGDWKRKQEINLHLLWLKTLDEVESRDMLFGRQKNENKATLLAKLTFDDIKFPLKWKLDDLYCFPFSQEIISAYGKVLAENNYKGMFKPDSILPVSKNYIRKAILFNFDYFNLKESIYEVPDKEKRIENLSSINIYLDMSFIDTDNDDLPQSGHENYKVGNAIKKKLPTHNDLEDFNLIDWRTEKDWIVLGINYADKEQYDSALACYEQVKKINPDSKDLKSVLSLTYLQKGEQHYKNNESELAFENIKRAAQLKNEKAINWLEVHSKN, encoded by the coding sequence ATGAACATTAGTGCTTTAAAAGAACAACATAAAACAACAGAATTAATGACAATACTTTACATCATTGGAGGTTTAATAGTCGCTAGACTTTTATTCAATTCTATAAAGAGGAAAAAGGAAAGCAATACCCCATACTTAAAAATCAAGAAAAAACTTGATGAAGACTTATTACAAGCTAACTTTTCGGGAGATTGGAAAAGAAAACAAGAAATAAATCTTCATTTACTTTGGCTAAAAACATTAGATGAAGTCGAAAGTAGAGATATGTTGTTTGGTAGGCAAAAGAATGAAAATAAAGCAACTTTACTTGCCAAGTTAACTTTCGATGATATTAAATTCCCTTTAAAATGGAAATTGGATGACTTATATTGTTTTCCCTTTTCTCAAGAAATAATTTCTGCTTACGGAAAAGTTTTAGCGGAGAATAATTATAAAGGGATGTTCAAGCCAGATAGTATTCTTCCTGTTTCAAAAAATTACATAAGAAAGGCAATATTGTTCAACTTCGATTATTTCAATTTGAAGGAATCAATTTATGAAGTTCCAGACAAAGAAAAACGAATTGAAAATTTGAGCAGTATTAACATTTATCTTGACATGTCTTTCATTGATACAGACAATGACGACTTACCTCAGTCAGGACATGAAAATTACAAAGTGGGCAATGCAATTAAGAAAAAACTACCAACGCATAATGATTTGGAAGACTTTAATCTTATTGATTGGCGAACAGAAAAAGATTGGATAGTTCTTGGAATTAACTATGCTGACAAAGAACAGTATGATTCTGCTCTTGCCTGTTATGAACAAGTAAAAAAAATCAACCCTGACAGCAAGGATCTAAAATCAGTTCTTTCTTTGACATATCTACAAAAAGGTGAACAACATTATAAGAATAATGAAAGTGAACTGGCATTTGAGAATATAAAAAGGGCTGCTCAATTAAAAAACGAAAAAGCAATAAATTGGTTAGAAGTACATTCAAAAAATTAG
- a CDS encoding adenosylcobalamin-dependent ribonucleoside-diphosphate reductase codes for MKSDTVMTPRKTYSRDEALKAALNYFKGDELAASVWLNKYALKDSADTIYESTPDEMHQRIASEIARVEQKYTNPLTESEIFEAIKNFKYIVPQGSPMAGIGNPFQIASLSNCFVIGNNGESDSYGGIMKIDQEQVQLMKRRGGVGHDLSHIRPKGSPVKNSALTSTGIVPFMERYSNSTREVAQDGRRGALMLSVSINHPDAEDFIDAKLEQGKVTGANVSVRIDDAFMNAVKGDGTYLQKYPTFSENPLYTKEIEATKIWKKIVHNAWKSAEPGILFWDTIINESVPDCYADLGYKTVSTNPCGEIPLCPYDSCRLLAMNLFSYVENPFTKKAEFNFELFKKHIVIAQRMMDDIIDLELEKIDGILAKIEEDPEEETVKATERNLWLNIKQKAFEGRRTGIGITAEGDMLAALGIRYGSKEGNTFSTEVHKVLGVETYRASVNLAKERGAFSIFDADREKENPFILRIKEADSKLYYEMLEHGRRNIALLTIAPTGTTSLMTQTSSGIEPVFMPVYKRRKKVNPNDKDARIDFVDEVGDSWEEYVVFHHRFKQWMEVNNIDSSKNFTQEEIDELVKKSPYYKATSNDIDWNSKVEMQGAIQKWVDHSISVTVNLPNDATEELVGELYLKAWEVGCKGVTVYRDGSRSGVLIAADDKKETKITSSTFSKKRPQILEADVVRFQNQKEKWIAFVGLVDNRPYEIFTGLTDDEDGILIPRWVDKGLIIKNKNEEGLTRYDFQYQNKRGYKTTIEGLSHKFNPEFWNYAKLISGTIRHGMPIDKIVELIQSLQFDSESISTWKNGVQRALKRYVEDGTEVKGHTCDNCDSTNLIYQEGCLTCKDCGSSKCG; via the coding sequence ATGAAATCAGATACTGTAATGACACCTCGAAAAACTTATTCTAGAGACGAAGCTTTAAAAGCTGCACTTAACTATTTTAAGGGAGATGAATTAGCTGCAAGTGTGTGGCTAAATAAATATGCTTTGAAAGATTCTGCTGATACTATTTATGAAAGCACTCCTGATGAAATGCATCAAAGAATTGCTTCAGAAATAGCAAGAGTAGAACAAAAATATACAAACCCTTTAACGGAATCAGAAATTTTTGAGGCTATAAAAAACTTTAAATATATTGTACCTCAAGGAAGTCCGATGGCAGGAATTGGGAATCCTTTTCAAATAGCTTCTTTGTCTAATTGTTTTGTAATTGGTAATAATGGTGAGTCTGATTCTTATGGAGGAATTATGAAAATAGACCAAGAGCAAGTACAATTAATGAAACGAAGAGGTGGTGTTGGGCACGATTTATCTCACATTCGCCCTAAAGGGTCTCCTGTAAAAAATTCTGCATTAACATCCACAGGAATTGTTCCTTTTATGGAGCGTTATTCTAACTCAACAAGAGAAGTTGCACAAGATGGTAGAAGAGGTGCATTGATGTTGTCGGTTTCTATCAATCACCCAGATGCAGAAGATTTTATAGATGCAAAATTAGAGCAAGGTAAAGTTACCGGAGCCAATGTTTCTGTAAGAATTGATGATGCGTTTATGAACGCTGTAAAAGGAGACGGAACGTATTTGCAAAAATATCCCACGTTTAGTGAAAACCCTTTGTATACCAAAGAAATTGAAGCAACTAAAATTTGGAAGAAAATTGTACACAATGCATGGAAATCTGCAGAACCAGGAATTTTATTTTGGGATACCATTATCAATGAATCGGTACCCGATTGTTATGCAGATTTAGGGTATAAAACCGTTTCTACAAATCCTTGTGGTGAGATTCCTTTATGTCCGTATGATTCTTGTCGTTTATTAGCCATGAACTTGTTTTCTTATGTAGAAAACCCGTTTACAAAAAAGGCGGAATTCAACTTTGAATTGTTCAAAAAGCATATTGTGATTGCGCAAAGAATGATGGATGATATTATTGATTTAGAGCTAGAAAAAATAGATGGAATTTTAGCAAAGATTGAAGAGGATCCAGAAGAGGAAACAGTAAAAGCTACCGAAAGAAATTTATGGTTAAACATTAAACAAAAAGCTTTTGAAGGTAGAAGAACCGGTATTGGTATTACTGCAGAAGGAGATATGTTAGCGGCTTTGGGTATTCGTTACGGAAGTAAAGAAGGGAATACTTTTTCTACCGAGGTACATAAAGTATTAGGTGTTGAAACGTATAGAGCTTCTGTAAATTTAGCAAAAGAAAGAGGTGCGTTTTCTATTTTTGATGCCGATAGAGAAAAAGAAAATCCATTTATTTTAAGAATAAAAGAAGCAGATAGTAAACTGTATTATGAAATGTTAGAGCATGGGCGTAGAAACATCGCCTTGTTAACCATTGCACCAACAGGTACTACAAGTTTAATGACGCAAACATCATCTGGAATAGAACCTGTTTTTATGCCTGTGTATAAGCGTAGAAAAAAAGTGAATCCGAATGATAAGGATGCACGTATCGATTTTGTAGATGAGGTTGGTGATTCTTGGGAGGAGTATGTAGTTTTTCATCACCGTTTTAAACAATGGATGGAAGTGAATAACATAGATTCTTCAAAGAATTTTACGCAAGAAGAAATAGATGAGTTGGTTAAAAAATCTCCATATTACAAAGCGACTTCTAATGATATTGATTGGAATAGCAAGGTAGAAATGCAGGGAGCTATCCAAAAATGGGTAGATCATTCTATTAGTGTTACCGTTAATTTACCAAATGATGCAACAGAAGAATTAGTTGGCGAATTGTATTTAAAAGCCTGGGAAGTTGGTTGTAAAGGTGTAACGGTGTATAGAGATGGATCTCGTTCTGGTGTTCTAATTGCTGCAGACGATAAGAAAGAAACTAAAATAACATCGTCTACTTTCTCTAAGAAACGTCCTCAAATTTTAGAAGCAGATGTGGTTCGTTTTCAAAATCAAAAAGAAAAATGGATTGCTTTTGTTGGTTTGGTTGATAACAGACCTTATGAAATTTTTACAGGATTAACAGACGATGAAGACGGAATTTTAATTCCGCGTTGGGTAGACAAAGGATTGATTATTAAAAATAAAAACGAAGAAGGACTTACTAGATACGATTTTCAATATCAAAATAAAAGAGGATACAAAACAACGATAGAAGGATTGTCTCATAAGTTTAATCCAGAATTTTGGAACTATGCAAAATTAATTTCTGGTACCATTCGTCATGGAATGCCAATTGATAAAATTGTAGAATTGATACAAAGTTTACAGTTTGATTCCGAATCTATAAGTACTTGGAAAAACGGAGTGCAGCGCGCTTTAAAGCGTTATGTAGAAGATGGTACGGAAGTGAAAGGGCATACGTGTGATAATTGTGATTCAACCAATTTAATTTATCAAGAAGGTTGTTTAACTTGTAAAGATTGTGGTTCTTCTAAATGTGGATAG
- a CDS encoding N-formylglutamate amidohydrolase, whose translation MKLVITCEHGGNEIPEKFHTLFSDKEILNTHRGYDLGALDVFNTLKHLAIYTNYSTTSRLFIELNRSLWHKNLFSDFTKKLSDLEKKDIIKTYYNIYRKSVKNEIETLITNQNTVVHLSIHSFTPILNDSLRNCDIGLLYDSSNQQEKKIALQLKEALHRINSKWHVRFNYPYLGKADGFTTYLRKRFKENYIGIEIEINQKYSKKNIMNSQLKEDLQKAIASL comes from the coding sequence ATGAAATTGGTAATAACCTGTGAACATGGAGGAAATGAAATTCCAGAAAAGTTCCATACTCTTTTTAGTGATAAAGAAATTCTAAATACCCATAGAGGTTATGATTTAGGTGCTTTAGATGTTTTTAATACGCTAAAGCACTTAGCAATTTACACAAATTACAGCACAACAAGTAGATTGTTCATAGAGCTAAATAGATCTCTTTGGCATAAAAATTTATTTTCTGATTTTACAAAAAAACTATCCGATTTAGAGAAAAAAGACATTATTAAAACTTACTACAACATCTATAGAAAGTCCGTAAAAAATGAGATTGAAACACTTATTACCAACCAGAATACTGTTGTACACCTTTCTATACATTCGTTTACACCTATTTTAAATGATAGTCTTCGAAATTGTGATATTGGCCTTTTATACGACTCCTCAAATCAACAAGAAAAAAAGATAGCGTTACAACTTAAAGAGGCTTTGCATAGGATAAATTCGAAATGGCATGTGCGTTTTAATTATCCCTATCTCGGAAAAGCAGACGGATTTACAACGTATTTAAGAAAGCGTTTTAAAGAAAATTACATCGGAATTGAGATTGAAATAAATCAGAAATACTCGAAAAAGAACATCATGAATTCTCAGTTAAAAGAAGATTTACAAAAAGCGATTGCTTCTTTATAA